TGCAACAGTTGTATTTCTCAAGGAGTCACATCTTAGCTTCTTGCTCAAGTAAGAAAATAGGTTGCACAAAATGGGAAATTCATTGAGGTTAAGTGGCGCGAAAACAAATGTGGTAGGAAGTGAGTAATGATTTGGCAACAGAGCACGCCACAAACTTAGAACAGGGTGTATTTCCATGCCTTGAATAAGATGCATCACACTTTTCAAACTAGTATTGTGGACGAAAGGCGTACATTACCTGGCAACTGCAATGGCCTTGAAGCTTTTGTGGCCTTCAGATACTGCCTTTGCCATGGCATTCCTTTCAGCACATATTCCCAGATTGTAGCATGCGTTTTCCACATTGCAGCCTGCCAGAGACACAAGTAATTAAATGCCTAAAACCGAGGTCCATCCCCCATGTGTATTTACTACCTGTAGCTGAACTAAGTAATTGCTACTGGGCCTTTGGACTTTCACCACTTTGTTCACTGGTCTTTGCACCCCATCCTTccaacactgaaggctgatttatggttacaccaacgcagagcctacggcgtagggtacgcggcgacgcgtaccgtaaGGGGAGCGTCGCCgcgaacctacggcgtaagacctgcgtcgatttaacgcagaaccataactcaggcttgaGGGACTGTAGTATTTACAACATACGTGTGTACTATAAAGTTGATTGGGGGCGATGCAAAGTCACGTCTAGGCTCATGCTAAAGTTAATAATAAACTcaattttttataaatgtaatcaacTACATTAGCAAGGGCTTGGATGATGAATGATTTGCCTTTGTAATAGAATAAAACTTTTACAGTGAGCGCTTCTCTTCAAAGAAAGTCGTCATTTGAACAGCCAAGTTATCATTATCATAACCTACGTTAAATTAAGACCGAGCTGACTGACAATTTCACATTTTCTTATAGACTTGTTACTTTGTAGGTTTGTTCAGCTTAAAACTTAATTTTAACCTACAATCGCAATTATTCCAAGTTTGAACATGTCGCTTACCCGTGATCACATGGCCGTCCTCGGTGATCAGAGCAGCGCCCACTCTGAATTTGCTGTAAGGACAGTAAGCTTTCTCCTTCGCCTGGTGGGACTGGTCCACCAGTTGCTTAATTTGTTCTGGAGACAAACTGGCCATGACTTTGCGGCTGGACCTGACACCTTCAATAGTTGTTTTTGCTCTGGGTGTTTTCGCTGTCGTCTTTGAGACGGTGAATGAGTCCGCTGTAGCTTTAAGGGTGATGAGAGGAGCGGGGAGACAGGTCTCAGCCAATCAGCTGCCAGGGTTTCAGCACATGCAAGAAGGGGTGTGGTCCTTGACAGTTGCAACAGAgacgttttattgttttattataatattatcagAGGTGTGATTACATTCATTGACATTACATACATTACTctggtagaagtatagatactagagtttaaaaatactcctgtagaagttgaagtatcaactcaagttttttactcgagtaaaagtataaaagtactggtttcaaaactacttaaagtataaaagtaaaagtaatgtaagggggaaaaaagccattaaggacaaaagccattgaaaatgaatgcatcttagtataatgcaaatatattaaagaaacatacatgtgtactattgagcattaacatgtgtttcagagagcagaagatatgatgactagttgcctataagtattgtaatggtgcaaaaagtcaaacttcagaggcgtgttatcatttatcctaatgtttattggaatgtacatccaagtttagttgcaggaatctgagggcaaaggatgtaagaacaaaactggacaagaacatctgtgccacaaacacaaccaaattcactctatccggatggcgcaatttaactggatagttttttttaaaggccgaaatgaaatagagtaacaaggctgtttttaaaatgtaaggagtaaaaagtacagataattgtgtgaaaatgcaaggagtaaaagtaaaaagtcgcctgaaaaataattactccagtgaagtatagataaccaaaatttctacttaagtaaggtaacgaagtatttgtacttcgttacttgacacctctgaatattatatattatttattgtaTCTTTGGTTGCAACATAGGAGGAGAAATGTGAGTGGTCAGCCATCAGATGGAAAGATGCTTTCCTGGTTCCTTTAATTGCTAATCTAATGTGACAGGGTGGGCTTAATAAAAACAGAGGACTCAGTCTGAGAAAATATGTCTTTATTTTGAAGTCAGCTGTATCTTCTTGGAGGTTTACATACAAAGTGCTTTTTAACTGAacttttataacactaatatccaTATTTAAGGGGATAGTCATGGGGTGGGGAAGAAATGTGACAAGTTTATACTCTAATTTTCTGGTAATCCAATTTTAGCAGATAGCATATTTAAGTGTAGTCACGATAAAAGTAGAAAAGAcggcacacacagacacacaacatAGTCATTTAGGATCTGCTCAAATGCTTATCAGCGTGGACTGTTGAGCTCAAGAATCACTGGCTGCTCTGGATGACCCAGCTGATCCATGAGAGGTAGTTTCTGACCTTGGTGTACACACCAGGGTAGGAAGCATACGCACAGCCGATGCCCCAAGAAACAATGCCTTCAAATTTGCCGTTGCAGATGAGTGGTCCACCTGAATCACCCTGCAGAGGGAAAGGCAATGGCTTAGAGCAGTGTGACAGACTTTATTATCATTGACCTGTACAGCATGTAGCATAAATCATATATGCACCACATGTTATCAAAAATCTTCCCCCTAATTGATCATAattgaaaatgttgagaaatacaGAATGTGCAGAAATAACAATAAAGAAACAATCTTTTAAAGCTGCAATAACACATTTTTTCatctcaaagtgctttataataATGTAAAAGGTATTTATGATGACTGGATGATAATGACcatcattaaagcagcacaacggaactttcagctttgttgagtttggcgcctcctttggacaaaaatcggtagtgctttaccagaaagaacactccatttcccatgagcaccagcgcatactgccggaaaacccccgtccccgccgctgcatttgttttgatgagagaagacgggatggACTTTCAAAaacgacttttctgttttcagcagtcgtttgcaggatggataatgaagaggtaatgtatctatttttggctaaacaatataatatgacgatgttgaaaaacactaagttcaaattggttttattaagttgtttcagcgagataatgcgccctacaaactcgtacgctctgcacctttttcctgtcacgttttttagagggacttcgtcataaattagtagtccaacatacttactgacaaaataaaaaaatactttataacctgtgaataactgaatgcccattccttatattttgcagatcagccctgcacaattttacagctctcaggaaaaatactagaaatgttctatacattttcttctcattgcattatttcctctagtgctgtaattctattcaattgtattattattttataaagcttcctcattgcgaattacacatttttatgatcactattatttctctgtctgttgttgatattgtcagtcattttagaattaccaaaacccaagacgaatccccagtatgtgaaaacattctaattttgattcttattgatcatagaattctacatttacatttgtatcataacaattctgtctcttgttttatcaggaatctgctgttcgtgagaacagctctacctctgcatcatcagagtttgaacccccacaaagacagaaccaacacgcagcatatatatcatatatatatgcatatatatacatatcgccagtttgtgctctggcagcatgatgtttggaaaataagagacaccttTCCAGACCCAATGGGACAGTACACTGGTTTCAGGGATCCCCGTCTTCTCtagaatggaacctttatgaggattactgcaaatattttgatattgttttttttttgttaaattttttcctgtacagttgtttttgtgtgtttaaaataaagacatttgtgcaaaacaagacagacttttatttacacacctttcagaaaatagaacattcttgaactttgtcatttgcatagtgacagcagttatcccatacatacttattataaacaataagtaatctgtatcacagtagcagtaatgaataacaactgtatgacaggatacattactgtgaataaagtaaacaagtgtaaatagagtagtagaaaaataaactaaaaataatgaactgataataaaaactgaactatgaaacattgtaagaagttactgtaaataaatacaatgactatagtagcagtatcttgtgtccatccatgtttggtgctgggagagtccgcgtgtgattcactgctggagtaggagaaccttccctgcatgaggatgtgattctggaagttttccagatctgatgtaatcctgcagagtgtgagaataaaaacagaaaaacattatgtctttctgataattactcattcaacatattttgttgatcacaagtttgaatttttttctttgttgaagtcactgtaattatgcagaaagtaaaagcaagtaatgtatagctatagaaaaattagagaaatgtatacactcacaagataaaacgacacattataaacaccataaggtttcttttactactcttgttattattttaatataattccaacaaagtaaatttattttatatgcttatatggtgtttatattgtattttttttcatctggaagtgtatactttgcctatatatttcatttttctggctatattttactatatctacaaatgtgttgcttttaccatcagtgtataagtatctgtatacagacctgaagagtcaaaaggtttacatagatattgacatttgatacagtagcaacacttacagcagctgtagtagtttcaggataattgtttttgtaaaacacactgacataggtgttgacaaaagtgcatacctggaggtgatgaacgtctttacatccttcaaccatctcgtccaagacgacggctgcaagggcttgtagcgagagaacgccgggccaatgttctCCACCGGGCATCCTCCGCCTCCTccgctccgttaaaacttttattttcttcgtttttttcgctgcttcggccatgataccagctcctcgtttagctcaacaccagcttctgctgagctcagcctctgcgctccaagccccgcccatttttgtctcgactacgaatcgggaaggagggggaagtgacgtatgtgccgtaaagcagtcaaagtcgtaaaatttgtagttttttagtgtggcagggttcctaccatgctcctcaaagttacatagtgccagtgaaagcgatacagaccccctcagaccatgacagaggtgtcattaaacctgttggaagttgatgtaccatcacaacgactctggaaatatgatattaaggtggaaaagttacgtagtgtcgctttaacttTCTCTGTTCTCTAAAAAGACCGTAAGGCGTTAAGACAAGAACAATCAGACTGTTAACACATAGCTTTATGAATCTggcttttaagtttttttctttattatttagtttatttcggcatgtttatatagacacatttcatctccagaacattatacattgcatactcagcacatgacgaaaagggtacgggagaagctgacgcttatcaaagtcccgccccgttctatgtaagattcatgatcacatcaacaacagaattcagtaagatacatagtttaccacatagcaatttgtctaatttcatccttcacagtccagatagcatgtatgtttgtacacgtgtccagtccacaCGTCCAAGTTAGGATTGTTGTTAGTTAATTGTTAATAAATCATGGTGcaaatatttaaacatgttttatatattttacacagcgctgctgaaatcactGCTGATCTCACAGTCAGTGTTATtctgttcttttatttattctctTTGCAGGTTTTGGTTTTCTGTTGTATGGATGGattgttatttgttttaaataaagatTTTATTCATTCACTGACATTATTTTGTTCCTGTGgatttcattttgtttatttaatgttttttggTTTTATGTTTTGATTTCTTGCTGTGCATTAGAGTATATtagtgtttctttgttttttttattttctgtgtatGAAGTTCACCAAAGACTATGTCCACGTGGCAATTAAGTATTGGACATTGAATCTTGTCAAATGGAGGCATTTATAAGCCAGTATTCACTGTTCCAAATGTTTAATCAGCGGTGCATTCAGCTGTATCAGGCAATAAAACAGGGTTTCAAACTCATTCACCAGAATCAACCACACCTTctggaaatgaaaatgaaacttGATCTTATCCTTGCTTCATTTTCAAACCTTGCAACATGTagccataaaataaacaataaacaaagaaTGCAGCTtcatagaagaaaaaaatgagagcTCCAATGAGAGATCTCCCTTTCCCCCTCAGATGCAGACATCCGCAGCTTTTCACCTCACCTGACAAGAATCTCTCCCACCATTAAGAGAGCCAGCGCAGATCATGTTGTCTGTGATTCTGAAGTAGTAGTAGTTCCAGCAATCGTAGAAGTAGTCCACATCCACAGACATCAGGTCAGAAGACAGTCTTTGGCCATAGACCCAGGTCACGCCCCAGCCGCTAACTGTGCATCGAGCAAGGTTTTCCAGAGGGGGTGAGTCCTTTTCTGGCAAGGAGACTGGCGCGACCATGGTATTGATGGTGGCCGGACGGTCCAGCTGTCCCACAGAGAACATTTCCTTGAGTCAGTTATACTAAGAACAGCATTTTACTTTAAATGGTCACATTATTACACACATTATTACACACATTTCAGTAACACCTGGTTATATAGTCCTCACTGagtttgttttgatttatttgtttttttttagtagaGTATTAATCAGTTCTTCCTGGAAAGTTTTTGCAAAACAGTCAGCAGAGCATACAGGAAATGAGAAAGCATTCATTATTTATTGGAAAAAAGGAAGTAAAATAGGTGTCCAGTGCTGCAAAATAACTGTCAAGTCTGAAGAAAGCAAATAAGTTCCTGATTCACAAGTTAGTGCCCCAACCAAAGTCAAACTCCTCACTGACTGAGCATCAATGTTGATTTTTTTGCAGCACAACAGGACTTTCCTTTTAGCATCTACATTGAACTACATTCAAAGTTAAAAAACTAGAAGTCTCAGTTCTCGAAGAGTGAAGGCGACATCTCTGCCTCTCCACAACTAACAATTGTACACACAATCATCTATTCTTGACCTCTTTGGTCTGTGAAAGTAACAAAAAATAGCAATTTGGGATTTTCTGGGCTTCGTGTGAGACTATAATTTTGGGGGGAAGAAATAACACGTCTTGGGAACCAGAGGCATGTACTTAAGTAGTTCCAACTAAAATATGTTGATTTCCTGATGGGAAATGCACCTCACATGGCTCAGTGGATAAGCATTGTAAGTATAATGAAGAATTTTCATTTGTGTTTATGTAACAACAGTTAAAGAGCAGAACAAGGATGAAGCATAATACAGTAGTCTTACTATACATCTGCGtattaataaaaacataatcAGCATCAAAACACAACCTTGTGCAGTGTTCTCACATGTTTACATGTTCCTTACCTTAAGCAGCATGATGTCGTTGTCAAGTATCCAGTAATTGTACTGGTAGTGTTTGACGATCAATGAGACGTTGAATATCTGCTCAGATTCCTCAACCTCTACAAGGTTGTGCTGACCCAGGATGACCTTTATCTTTTGACTCCTGCATAAAATACAATGCAATGCATAACATTGCTTCACAGtaatatacatttaaaaagacaaggttaaaataaaatatatatatatcttggtGTTGACTGATTTTACAATTTAAATGAATCTGCATAATTGGCCCTAATGCATGCTGTTTATGTGCAGTTACATGAAAAAGTAAGTACACCCTCTTTCAATTCAAAGGttttgtataataataataataataataataataataataataataataataataataataataataataataataataataataataataatgataacattCTAATCAGACA
This genomic window from Cololabis saira isolate AMF1-May2022 chromosome 8, fColSai1.1, whole genome shotgun sequence contains:
- the LOC133448816 gene encoding trypsin-like, giving the protein MMKLAPTCHLLLVTLLHVKLTGVHGRIIGGVEVEPYSIKYQASILYGGTHFCGGTLIHPQWVASAAHCWRPSQKIKVILGQHNLVEVEESEQIFNVSLIVKHYQYNYWILDNDIMLLKLDRPATINTMVAPVSLPEKDSPPLENLARCTVSGWGVTWVYGQRLSSDLMSVDVDYFYDCWNYYYFRITDNMICAGSLNGGRDSCQGDSGGPLICNGKFEGIVSWGIGCAYASYPGVYTKVRNYLSWISWVIQSSQ
- the LOC133448817 gene encoding cytidine deaminase-like, which encodes MASLSPEQIKQLVDQSHQAKEKAYCPYSKFRVGAALITEDGHVITGCNVENACYNLGICAERNAMAKAVSEGHKSFKAIAVASDMADQFITPCGGCRQFMREFGCNWDVYMTKADRTYDKMTVEALLPVSFGPDALGQTASK